From Andrena cerasifolii isolate SP2316 chromosome 12, iyAndCera1_principal, whole genome shotgun sequence, a single genomic window includes:
- the Rpii18 gene encoding RNA polymerase II subunit RpII18 isoform X2, whose amino-acid sequence MADDDFDGDDVADDFDDVDDDDNIELEPQEEDGENIELLAAGEASGGVQRSKRITTRYMTKYERARVLGTRALQIAMCAPVMVELEGETDPLQIAMKELKQRKIPIVIRRYLPDNSYEDWGIDELIIIDH is encoded by the exons ATGGCAGATGATGATTTTGATGGCGACGA CGTTGCAGATGATTTCGACGATGTTGACGACGACGATAACATAGAATTGGAACCTCAAGAAGAGGATGGAGAGAATATCGAGTTACTAGCAGCTGGCGAAGCTAGTGGTGGGGTTCAAAGATCCAAGAGAATTACGACCAGATACATGACAAA GTATGAAAGAGCAAGGGTATTAGGAACCAGAGCACTGCAGATAGCCATGTGTGCTCCGGTAATGGTGGAATTGGAGGGAGAAACAGATCCATTGCAAATCGCCATGAAGGAATTGAAGCAGAGGAAAATACCAATCGTGATCAGGCGCTATCTGCCTGACAACAGTTACGAAGATTGGGGAATAGAcgaattaattattatagaccACTAA
- the Rpii18 gene encoding RNA polymerase II subunit RpII18 isoform X1, whose protein sequence is MADDDFDGDDVADDFDDVDDDDNIELEPQEEDGENIELLAAGEASGGVQRSKRITTRYMTKQVTARVLGTRALQIAMCAPVMVELEGETDPLQIAMKELKQRKIPIVIRRYLPDNSYEDWGIDELIIIDH, encoded by the exons ATGGCAGATGATGATTTTGATGGCGACGA CGTTGCAGATGATTTCGACGATGTTGACGACGACGATAACATAGAATTGGAACCTCAAGAAGAGGATGGAGAGAATATCGAGTTACTAGCAGCTGGCGAAGCTAGTGGTGGGGTTCAAAGATCCAAGAGAATTACGACCAGATACATGACAAAGCAAGTAAC AGCAAGGGTATTAGGAACCAGAGCACTGCAGATAGCCATGTGTGCTCCGGTAATGGTGGAATTGGAGGGAGAAACAGATCCATTGCAAATCGCCATGAAGGAATTGAAGCAGAGGAAAATACCAATCGTGATCAGGCGCTATCTGCCTGACAACAGTTACGAAGATTGGGGAATAGAcgaattaattattatagaccACTAA
- the LOC143375521 gene encoding uncharacterized protein LOC143375521: MSREEITDASIFPGPCHWSPRFSMAEYDAWNELATNDARVGMEWNREKTLELLREYQQRRVLWDWNTRGYRNLATRRRAIQELAEIFGCTTLEIEKKVTHLKCQYSRELHKIKNYRPTGPDDVFVSKWYGFKAMQFLQTGTCRYSKRKKKVEQDVVSDIMFIDCNKEPNCSEADSFNPLPNENAEKEESSWNAMRLYGSLQEQTDPIGDYDEYGDTKVGIMSGSSMENLSATFSHP, encoded by the coding sequence ATGTCTCGTGAAGAAATAACGGACGCTAGTATTTTCCCGGGGCCGTGCCACTGGTCTCCCCGATTTTCCATGGCTGAGTACGACGCGTGGAACGAGCTGGCGACGAACGACGCACGGGTAGGCATGGAGTGGAATCGCGAGAAGACCCTCGAGCTGCTGCGTGAGTACCAGCAGAGGCGCGTTCTGTGGGACTGGAACACTCGGGGTTATCGTAACCTGGCGACACGGAGACGGGCGATTCAGGAGCTGGCCGAAATATTCGGCTGCACCACCCTCGAGATCGAGAAGAAGGTCACGCATCTCAAGTGCCAGTACTCAAGGGAGCTGCACAAGATAAAGAACTACCGGCCCACCGGGCCCGACGATGTATTCGTCTCCAAGTGGTAcggctttaaggcgatgcaattCCTGCAGACCGGCACATGCAGATACagtaagaggaagaagaaggtcGAGCAGGACGTAGTGAGTGACATAATGTTCATAGACTGTAACAAGGAACCGAACTGCTCGGAAGCTGATTCCTTCAACCCTTTGCCGAACGAGAATGCCGAGAAGGAGGAGTCCAGCTGGAATGCAATGAGACTGTACGGCTCGCTGCAAGAGCAGACGGACCCAATCGGTGACTACGATGAGTATGGAGATACGAAAGTTGGGATCATGTCAGGGTCATCAATGGAGAACCTGAGCGCAACTTTTTCTCACCCGTAA